The following are from one region of the Jatrophihabitans telluris genome:
- a CDS encoding CHAT domain-containing protein yields the protein MSRARSLHARGVEDNNAGHPMRARRSLRTAIAALAAVRDSGAGEDVGELAARIWISVATAESELQGLQAGLDALAEAERALGEWELPQVRVLVHMQRGYMHVRGGNLQVGMVELDRAVDLIAHADDDQAHSILLNRGTAHLFAGRLRSARGDFERASEIAGRLKRLPDLAMTRHNLGYLEFLAGNLALALRIIDEVIALDADVSRAVILLDQARVLIEAGLHREADDALREAGTLFAADRLSSAVAEVELARAECALLDGEISAARRLAASARDRFRRRRNDRWRRDAELVLLQADLAAGRPGSRLAPPALRLAEEFRAEGLPTRARTAQLVAAEALLAAGRLEQAHHAATEAGPIRASDAMSARLHTRLVRARTQLAGGDRAGAGREIRTGLAELTRHRAQFGSLDLQTASAVHGRQLVELDLRLAVSDGRPAAVLAAAERGRAISARLPAVTAPADELTADLLAELRQATEELRTIESDPLARERAGDQRRRIDELQQSLRSRAWQATGAGQASAVTATPELLVGLDAAGAALICFVESAGRLHAAVLIPGGGSRVVPLAESGAVAEAIRRCRADLDVLANGHVPASLRAAVRASVTRSLTWLDSELIRPLDPGTDQLVIVPTGPLGTVAWGLLPSLRGRPVTVAPSATAWYSAQIADSQPLVGVAVLAGPDLAHAGAEAALIGRQWPGASLFEGGTAGRQQLLSAMRDCSVVHVAAHGQHQAENPLFSSLRLSDGPVFAYEFDGAARAPEHVVLSACELGQATIRPGDEALGLTSVLLHLGSHAVVSGVARVHDEISAQVMGRYHRDLAGGASSARALADAIEAARDLPAPFVNFGASWRVPTALA from the coding sequence TTGTCGCGTGCGCGATCGCTGCACGCCCGCGGCGTGGAGGACAACAACGCCGGTCACCCGATGCGAGCGCGACGATCGCTGCGCACCGCGATCGCCGCGCTGGCCGCCGTCCGGGACTCCGGTGCGGGCGAAGACGTCGGTGAGCTGGCCGCCCGGATCTGGATCTCGGTGGCGACGGCCGAGAGTGAGCTGCAGGGCCTGCAGGCCGGCCTCGATGCCCTGGCCGAGGCGGAGCGGGCGCTGGGGGAGTGGGAGCTGCCGCAGGTGCGCGTCCTGGTGCACATGCAACGCGGGTACATGCACGTGCGCGGCGGAAACCTACAGGTCGGAATGGTCGAACTCGATCGAGCCGTCGACCTCATCGCGCACGCCGATGACGACCAGGCTCATTCGATCCTGCTCAACCGGGGCACGGCGCATCTGTTCGCCGGTCGGCTGAGGTCCGCGCGTGGTGATTTCGAGCGAGCGAGCGAGATCGCCGGACGGCTGAAACGGCTGCCCGACCTGGCCATGACTCGGCACAACCTGGGCTATCTGGAGTTCCTGGCCGGCAACCTCGCCCTGGCGCTGCGGATCATCGACGAGGTCATCGCTCTCGACGCCGACGTCTCGCGTGCCGTCATCCTGCTGGACCAGGCGCGGGTGCTCATCGAGGCGGGCTTGCACCGGGAGGCCGATGACGCGCTGCGCGAAGCCGGCACCCTGTTCGCGGCGGACCGGCTGTCCTCCGCAGTAGCGGAGGTGGAACTCGCGCGGGCCGAATGTGCCTTGCTGGACGGGGAGATCTCCGCCGCCCGCCGACTCGCCGCCAGTGCCCGCGATCGCTTCCGTCGACGGCGCAACGACCGGTGGCGCCGAGACGCCGAGTTGGTGCTGTTGCAGGCCGATCTGGCGGCCGGACGTCCCGGCAGCCGGCTGGCCCCGCCGGCGCTGCGGCTCGCCGAGGAGTTCCGGGCCGAGGGCCTTCCGACCCGGGCGCGCACCGCGCAGCTGGTGGCGGCCGAGGCCCTGCTGGCCGCCGGGCGATTGGAGCAGGCCCACCACGCCGCCACCGAGGCCGGCCCGATCCGGGCATCTGACGCCATGTCGGCGCGGCTGCACACTCGACTGGTGCGGGCGCGCACCCAGCTGGCCGGCGGCGATCGGGCCGGGGCCGGACGTGAGATCCGGACCGGACTGGCCGAGCTGACCCGGCATCGCGCCCAGTTCGGCAGTCTCGACCTGCAAACCGCCAGTGCGGTACACGGGCGCCAGTTGGTCGAGCTCGACCTGCGATTGGCCGTTTCCGACGGTCGCCCCGCAGCCGTGCTTGCCGCCGCGGAGCGGGGTCGCGCGATCTCGGCCCGGCTCCCGGCGGTCACCGCCCCGGCCGACGAGCTCACCGCCGACCTGCTCGCTGAACTGCGCCAGGCGACCGAGGAGCTGCGGACCATCGAGTCCGATCCGCTGGCGCGCGAGCGGGCCGGGGACCAGCGGCGCCGGATCGACGAGCTGCAGCAGAGCCTGCGATCCAGGGCTTGGCAGGCTACGGGTGCTGGTCAGGCCAGCGCCGTGACCGCAACCCCCGAGCTGCTGGTCGGTCTGGACGCCGCCGGTGCCGCGCTGATCTGCTTCGTCGAATCGGCGGGCCGGCTGCATGCGGCGGTCCTGATTCCCGGCGGCGGCTCCCGAGTGGTGCCGCTGGCCGAGTCCGGCGCCGTAGCGGAGGCGATCCGACGATGCCGCGCCGATCTGGACGTGCTGGCCAACGGTCACGTCCCAGCTTCGCTGCGCGCAGCGGTGCGCGCCTCGGTGACTCGCAGCCTCACGTGGCTCGATTCCGAGCTGATCCGCCCACTGGATCCGGGCACCGACCAGCTGGTGATCGTTCCTACCGGCCCGCTCGGCACGGTGGCGTGGGGGCTGCTGCCATCCCTGCGAGGACGGCCGGTCACGGTCGCACCGTCGGCAACGGCCTGGTACAGCGCCCAGATCGCGGACAGCCAGCCGCTCGTCGGGGTCGCTGTGCTGGCCGGCCCGGACCTCGCCCACGCCGGCGCGGAGGCGGCACTGATCGGGCGGCAGTGGCCGGGCGCCAGTCTGTTCGAGGGCGGGACGGCCGGACGTCAGCAACTGTTGTCGGCCATGCGCGACTGCTCGGTCGTCCACGTCGCCGCGCACGGCCAGCACCAGGCCGAGAACCCGTTGTTCTCCTCGCTTCGGCTGTCGGACGGCCCAGTCTTCGCCTACGAATTCGACGGCGCCGCCCGCGCCCCCGAACACGTCGTGCTCTCGGCGTGCGAGCTCGGCCAGGCCACGATCCGACCCGGCGACGAGGCGCTCGGCCTGACCAGCGTCCTGCTGCATCTGGGCTCACACGCGGTCGTCTCAGGGGTGGCGCGCGTCCACGACGAGATTTCGGCCCAGGTCATGGGTCGATATCACCGCGACCTGGCTGGTGGGGCAAGCTCGGCCCGGGCGCTGGCCGACGCCATCGAGGCGGCCCGCGACCTGCCCGCCCCCTTCGTCAACTTCGGCGCCAGCTGGCGGGTACCCACAGCGCTTGCCTAA
- a CDS encoding S8 family peptidase has translation MTSNERPPGDTPPQPTPSRRHEPNLSPPDYVINNHGARTLDPAGALTLPGQTVRPTVYVANKLLVRDGDDPQVRQALDAAAARFKLKVVPDGDDPEIRALAQEADLTELAIRVLNIRVRLEPDTTEPIPPADAWAVLQVYRSIVGPGTELANRVSLEHLLTATSVDIGGSPFMKGGPFMKGGPFMKGGPFMKGGSASSQYGDPGFGGRTPVTWAGLAPVRADESEARTRGRRPVVAVLDTGVGRHPWLRSPVVKRNLTVGALEIGFHDAATDPEQGGALDDPLEGTLDSDAGHGTFIAGLIRQLCPNADILAIRVMHSDGVVPEGDFLVALNRLLLRHALGQALNRPEWIVDVVSLSLGYYHELPADVAYDQLLLEPLCEFGRRGVAVVAAAGNDSTSRHMYPAGFAPHDEGLVPLGHDAIPLVSVGALNPNLETIALFSNAGDWVITHRQGAALVSTLPTTFDGSLQPLAEFYVEGDGERATIDPDDFHGGFGTWSGTSFSAPIVAAQIAEDLWRHGGMDQLASSAAVDRAWHAVEKVSRLKRP, from the coding sequence ATGACTTCGAACGAGCGCCCGCCCGGCGATACCCCGCCGCAGCCCACCCCGAGTCGTCGCCACGAACCCAACCTCTCGCCGCCGGACTACGTGATCAACAACCACGGCGCACGGACGCTCGACCCCGCCGGGGCCCTGACACTGCCCGGGCAGACGGTTCGTCCGACGGTGTACGTGGCCAACAAGCTGCTGGTGCGCGACGGCGACGACCCGCAGGTCCGGCAGGCCCTCGACGCCGCCGCGGCGCGGTTCAAGCTCAAGGTCGTGCCTGACGGGGACGATCCCGAGATCCGTGCGCTCGCGCAGGAGGCGGACCTGACCGAGCTGGCGATCCGGGTCCTGAACATCCGGGTGCGGCTCGAGCCCGACACCACCGAGCCGATCCCGCCGGCCGATGCCTGGGCCGTGCTGCAGGTCTACCGCTCCATCGTCGGGCCCGGCACGGAGCTGGCCAACCGGGTGAGCCTGGAACACCTGCTGACCGCGACCAGCGTGGACATCGGCGGCTCGCCGTTCATGAAGGGCGGTCCGTTCATGAAGGGCGGTCCGTTCATGAAGGGCGGTCCGTTCATGAAGGGCGGCAGTGCCAGTTCGCAGTACGGCGATCCCGGTTTCGGCGGGCGGACTCCGGTGACCTGGGCGGGCCTCGCCCCGGTGCGTGCTGATGAATCCGAAGCCAGGACGCGCGGGCGACGCCCGGTGGTGGCCGTCCTCGACACGGGGGTCGGACGTCACCCGTGGCTCCGGTCGCCGGTCGTCAAACGCAATCTGACCGTCGGCGCACTCGAGATCGGTTTCCACGACGCGGCCACCGATCCCGAGCAGGGCGGCGCGCTGGATGACCCACTGGAGGGCACCCTGGACTCCGACGCGGGCCACGGGACCTTCATCGCCGGACTGATCCGGCAGCTGTGCCCGAACGCTGACATCCTCGCCATCAGGGTCATGCACAGCGACGGCGTCGTGCCCGAAGGGGATTTCCTCGTCGCGCTCAACCGGCTGTTGCTGCGCCACGCGCTCGGCCAGGCGCTGAACCGGCCGGAGTGGATTGTCGACGTGGTGTCACTGTCGCTGGGCTACTACCACGAACTGCCGGCCGACGTGGCCTACGACCAGTTGCTGCTCGAACCGTTGTGCGAATTCGGACGACGCGGGGTTGCGGTGGTAGCCGCGGCCGGCAACGACTCGACGAGCCGCCACATGTACCCGGCCGGCTTCGCGCCGCATGACGAAGGCCTGGTCCCGCTGGGGCACGACGCGATCCCGTTGGTCAGCGTCGGAGCGCTCAACCCCAACCTCGAGACCATCGCCCTGTTCAGCAACGCCGGCGACTGGGTGATCACGCACCGGCAGGGCGCGGCGTTGGTGAGCACCCTGCCGACGACCTTCGACGGTTCGTTGCAGCCACTCGCGGAGTTCTACGTCGAGGGTGACGGCGAGCGGGCGACGATCGATCCCGACGACTTCCACGGTGGTTTCGGCACCTGGAGCGGCACGTCGTTCTCCGCACCGATCGTGGCGGCTCAGATCGCGGAGGACCTCTGGCGCCACGGCGGTATGGATCAACTGGCCTCTTCGGCGGCCGTGGACCGGGCCTGGCACGCGGTCGAGAAGGTCAGCCGGCTGAAGCGGCCGTAA
- a CDS encoding RNA polymerase sigma factor — protein MVNAEAEHSTLACRAGDAFAAYRDGNAGAMASLVEMLTPILWHTVRAQRLDATTTEDVLQTTWLALVRSADKIADPRSVLQWLIVTARREAWRVSRGQSRQTPTELVDEDFVSAEESPEALALRSDSEKLLWQHVSALPDRCRELLRVIAFADRPDYAELARSLAMPVGSIGPTRGRCLAKLRASLTTDARWEPR, from the coding sequence ATGGTCAACGCTGAAGCAGAACACTCGACATTGGCTTGCCGGGCCGGTGACGCCTTCGCGGCGTACCGGGACGGGAACGCGGGGGCGATGGCGTCCCTGGTCGAGATGCTGACGCCGATTCTCTGGCACACCGTCCGGGCTCAGCGGCTGGACGCCACCACCACCGAGGACGTCTTGCAGACGACCTGGTTGGCGTTGGTGCGAAGTGCCGACAAGATCGCCGATCCGAGATCGGTTCTGCAGTGGCTGATTGTCACCGCGCGTCGCGAGGCGTGGCGAGTGTCGCGGGGACAGTCACGGCAGACCCCGACCGAGCTGGTCGACGAGGACTTCGTGAGTGCGGAGGAATCGCCGGAAGCGCTGGCGCTGCGCAGTGACTCCGAGAAGCTGCTCTGGCAGCACGTCTCGGCACTGCCGGACCGGTGCCGGGAGTTGCTGCGGGTCATCGCGTTCGCAGACCGCCCGGACTACGCGGAACTGGCTCGTTCGCTCGCGATGCCGGTCGGTTCGATCGGGCCGACTCGTGGGCGTTGCCTGGCCAAGCTGCGTGCCTCACTGACCACTGACGCTCGATGGGAGCCTCGATGA
- the rplA gene encoding 50S ribosomal protein L1 encodes MAKRSKAYEAAAKLIEADKIYSPLEAAQIAVQASPSKFDGTVEVAMRLGVDPRKADQMVRGTVSLPHGTGKTARVIVFATGEQAAAATAAGADKVGSDDLIQEITEGYLDFDAAIATPDQMAKVGRIARILGPRGLMPNPKTGTVTPDVAKAVNDIKGGKITFRVDKQSNLHLIIGKASFKPEQLVENYAAALDEVLRSKPSSAKGKYLRKVNFSTTMGPGIPVDTNRTRNLLEEPTA; translated from the coding sequence ATGGCAAAGCGCAGCAAGGCCTACGAGGCCGCCGCCAAGCTCATCGAAGCCGACAAGATCTACAGCCCGCTGGAAGCTGCCCAGATCGCCGTCCAGGCTTCGCCGAGCAAGTTCGACGGGACTGTCGAGGTCGCCATGCGCCTCGGAGTCGACCCGCGTAAGGCCGACCAGATGGTTCGTGGCACGGTCAGCCTGCCGCACGGTACTGGCAAGACTGCCCGCGTCATCGTGTTCGCGACGGGTGAGCAGGCGGCCGCAGCCACCGCAGCCGGAGCCGACAAGGTCGGCAGTGACGACCTGATCCAGGAGATCACCGAGGGCTACCTGGACTTCGACGCCGCCATCGCCACCCCCGACCAGATGGCCAAGGTCGGCCGGATCGCTCGTATCCTGGGCCCGCGTGGCCTGATGCCGAACCCGAAGACGGGCACCGTCACGCCGGACGTGGCCAAGGCCGTCAACGACATCAAGGGCGGCAAGATCACGTTCCGGGTGGACAAGCAGTCGAACCTGCACTTGATCATCGGCAAGGCGTCGTTCAAGCCCGAGCAGCTCGTCGAGAACTACGCCGCTGCGCTGGATGAGGTCCTGCGCTCCAAGCCGTCCTCGGCCAAGGGCAAGTACCTGCGCAAGGTCAACTTCTCCACCACGATGGGCCCGGGCATCCCGGTCGACACCAACCGGACCCGCAACCTGCTGGAGGAACCGACCGCCTGA
- the rplK gene encoding 50S ribosomal protein L11 has protein sequence MPPKKKLTAIIKLQIQAGAANPAPPVGPALGQHGVNIMEFCKAYNAATESQRGQIVPVEISVYEDRSFTFVTKTPPAARLLLAAAGVPKGSGEPHKTKVAKVTMAQVREIAETKKEDLNANDIDQAAKIIAGTARSMGITVTD, from the coding sequence ATGCCTCCGAAGAAGAAGCTCACAGCGATCATCAAGCTGCAGATCCAGGCCGGTGCGGCCAACCCGGCTCCGCCGGTCGGTCCCGCGCTGGGTCAGCACGGCGTCAACATCATGGAGTTCTGCAAGGCGTACAACGCGGCCACCGAGTCGCAGCGCGGGCAGATCGTCCCGGTGGAGATCTCGGTCTACGAAGACCGCTCCTTCACCTTCGTCACCAAGACCCCGCCGGCGGCTCGGCTGCTGCTGGCCGCGGCCGGCGTCCCCAAGGGCTCGGGCGAGCCGCACAAGACCAAGGTCGCCAAGGTGACCATGGCGCAGGTCCGCGAGATCGCCGAGACCAAGAAGGAAGACCTCAACGCCAACGACATCGACCAGGCCGCGAAGATCATCGCCGGCACTGCTCGCTCGATGGGCATCACGGTCACCGACTAG
- the nusG gene encoding transcription termination/antitermination protein NusG → MTEFDNDQRDDVLSTSAATAESVELPTLDVEDQVYGVTREEKYNEAAEEAADEAWVEHVNEVEAELVADDAAAASHTADADTDSVAGIEEEEAEQDPIEELRAQLRRSPGDWYVIHSYAGYENKVKTNLESRISSLDMEDYIYQVEVPTEEVIEIKNGKRQQINRKVFPGYILVRMDLTDDSWGAVRNTPGVTGFVGATSKPSPLSLDEVVKILAPPATKAAAPLKAGESASSSGPAQVEVEFEVGESVTVMDGPFATLPATINEIDALHAKLKVLVSIFGRETPVELSFAQVSKI, encoded by the coding sequence GTGACTGAGTTCGACAACGACCAGCGCGACGACGTGCTGTCGACGTCCGCTGCGACCGCGGAATCGGTGGAGCTGCCGACCCTGGACGTCGAGGACCAGGTCTACGGCGTCACGCGCGAGGAGAAGTACAACGAGGCCGCCGAGGAGGCTGCCGACGAAGCGTGGGTCGAACACGTCAACGAGGTCGAGGCCGAGCTCGTCGCCGACGACGCCGCGGCGGCCTCGCACACAGCAGACGCTGACACCGACAGCGTTGCCGGTATCGAGGAAGAAGAAGCCGAGCAGGACCCGATCGAGGAATTGCGTGCCCAGCTGCGCCGCTCGCCGGGTGACTGGTACGTCATCCACTCCTACGCGGGCTACGAGAACAAGGTGAAGACCAACCTCGAGAGCCGGATCTCCTCCCTCGACATGGAGGACTACATCTATCAGGTCGAGGTGCCCACCGAAGAGGTCATCGAGATCAAGAACGGCAAGCGCCAGCAGATCAACCGCAAGGTGTTCCCGGGCTACATCCTGGTCCGGATGGATCTGACCGACGACTCCTGGGGTGCCGTCCGCAACACCCCCGGCGTGACCGGTTTCGTCGGCGCCACCTCCAAGCCCTCGCCGCTGTCCCTGGACGAGGTCGTAAAGATCCTCGCGCCGCCCGCGACCAAGGCCGCCGCGCCGCTCAAGGCCGGCGAGAGCGCCAGCAGTTCGGGCCCGGCCCAGGTCGAGGTCGAGTTCGAGGTCGGCGAGTCGGTGACGGTCATGGACGGCCCGTTCGCCACCCTGCCGGCGACCATCAACGAGATCGACGCTCTGCACGCCAAGCTCAAGGTGCTGGTGTCCATCTTCGGCCGCGAGACCCCGGTCGAGCTGTCCTTCGCCCAGGTCTCCAAGATCTAG
- the secE gene encoding preprotein translocase subunit SecE: protein MTETQEAPAPSSRPNKGTGGGGLSLLWRWLPLLVTAVRRRFRETVAEMRKVLWPSRKEMITYTTVVIVFVVIMVTIVAVLDLGLAKAVLAVFG from the coding sequence GTGACCGAGACGCAGGAAGCACCTGCTCCGTCCTCGCGCCCGAACAAGGGGACGGGCGGAGGCGGGCTGAGCCTGCTCTGGCGGTGGCTACCGCTTCTCGTCACAGCAGTGCGCCGACGCTTCCGCGAGACCGTGGCGGAGATGCGAAAGGTGCTGTGGCCCTCCCGCAAGGAGATGATCACCTACACCACGGTGGTGATCGTGTTCGTGGTGATCATGGTGACCATCGTGGCTGTGCTCGACCTCGGCCTGGCCAAGGCCGTCCTCGCGGTGTTCGGCTGA
- a CDS encoding GNAT family N-acetyltransferase, giving the protein MSEQVELIRNDEAGRYELTVDGRRVSLADFYERDGVVVIPHTETLPAYGGRGLAGRLVRFALDDIAAQGKRVDPACPFVAVYIQRNPEYRPLLVG; this is encoded by the coding sequence ATGAGCGAGCAGGTCGAACTCATCCGCAACGATGAGGCCGGCCGGTACGAGCTGACGGTCGACGGGCGCCGGGTCAGCCTGGCCGACTTCTACGAGCGCGACGGCGTCGTGGTCATTCCGCACACGGAGACGCTGCCTGCCTACGGAGGCCGTGGCCTGGCGGGCCGGCTGGTGAGGTTCGCGCTGGACGACATCGCCGCGCAGGGCAAACGCGTCGACCCGGCCTGCCCGTTCGTCGCCGTCTACATCCAACGCAACCCCGAGTACCGGCCGTTGCTGGTCGGCTGA
- a CDS encoding MaoC family dehydratase, which produces MSPTLADLAVGTELPSATFPIERVSMVRYAGASGDFNPIHWNEDFAKQVGLPDVIAHGMLTMAIAVRVVSDWAGDPGAVVEYGVRFTRPVVVPADSGAALHVSAKVRSIDSAAGTVVVDVTASVNGETVLARARATVKVPAS; this is translated from the coding sequence ATGAGCCCGACTCTGGCCGACCTCGCGGTGGGCACCGAATTGCCGAGCGCGACCTTCCCCATCGAACGCGTCAGCATGGTGCGTTACGCCGGAGCCTCCGGTGACTTCAACCCCATCCACTGGAACGAAGACTTCGCCAAGCAGGTCGGCCTGCCGGATGTGATCGCCCACGGCATGCTCACGATGGCCATCGCGGTCCGGGTCGTCTCCGACTGGGCCGGTGACCCTGGAGCCGTGGTGGAGTACGGGGTCCGGTTCACCCGCCCGGTCGTGGTTCCGGCTGACTCCGGCGCGGCCCTGCACGTCAGTGCGAAGGTGCGGTCGATCGACAGCGCGGCGGGTACCGTGGTCGTCGACGTGACGGCCTCCGTGAACGGCGAGACGGTGCTCGCGCGTGCGCGCGCCACCGTGAAGGTGCCCGCTTCATGA
- a CDS encoding MaoC family dehydratase N-terminal domain-containing protein has product MPLDESFVGRVYPPTAAYEVGREKIREFAEAIGDDNPAYTDPGAARALGYPDVIAPPTFPIVITMKAAGAIIADPGLGLDYTRVVHGEQSFLYSRPVHAGDVLQVTASVESIRSAAGNDLITTRSEVTTLDGEHVVTALSTLVARGTAAAE; this is encoded by the coding sequence ATGCCGCTGGATGAATCGTTCGTGGGCCGCGTCTACCCGCCCACCGCCGCCTACGAGGTCGGCCGGGAGAAGATCCGTGAATTCGCTGAGGCCATCGGCGACGACAACCCGGCCTATACCGACCCGGGCGCCGCCCGGGCGCTGGGATATCCGGATGTCATCGCGCCGCCGACCTTCCCCATCGTGATCACCATGAAGGCCGCAGGAGCGATCATCGCCGACCCCGGGTTGGGTCTGGACTACACCCGCGTGGTGCACGGCGAGCAGAGTTTTCTCTACAGCCGCCCGGTGCACGCCGGAGACGTACTGCAGGTGACTGCCTCGGTGGAATCGATCCGCTCGGCCGCGGGCAACGACCTGATCACCACACGCAGCGAGGTCACCACGCTCGACGGCGAGCACGTGGTCACGGCCCTGTCGACCCTGGTCGCCCGGGGAACGGCGGCCGCCGAATGA
- the rpmG gene encoding 50S ribosomal protein L33 produces MAATDVRPKITLACQVCKHRNYITKKNRRNDPDRLDLKKFCPNCGKHTDHRETR; encoded by the coding sequence GTGGCCGCCACCGACGTACGCCCGAAGATCACTCTGGCTTGCCAGGTCTGCAAGCACCGCAACTACATCACCAAGAAGAACCGGCGCAACGACCCGGACCGCTTGGACCTGAAGAAGTTCTGCCCGAACTGCGGCAAGCACACCGACCACCGCGAGACCCGCTAG
- a CDS encoding YajQ family cyclic di-GMP-binding protein — translation MADPSFDVVSKIDRQEADNALNQAAKELSQRFDFRGTNASVDWSGELGVVIRADTEERATAALEVFKEKLIKRDISLKALDAGEPKASGKQYVITSTLKQGIESEVAKKISKAVRDAGLKGVQAQIQGDQLRVSGKKRDDLQAVIALLKGEDFGVALQFTNYR, via the coding sequence ATGGCCGATCCGTCCTTCGACGTCGTCTCCAAGATCGATCGTCAGGAAGCCGACAACGCTCTCAACCAGGCCGCGAAGGAGCTTTCCCAACGCTTCGACTTCCGAGGGACGAACGCCTCGGTCGACTGGTCCGGTGAACTCGGGGTCGTCATCCGGGCCGACACGGAGGAGCGGGCGACGGCAGCTCTGGAGGTGTTCAAGGAGAAGCTGATCAAGCGCGACATCTCCCTCAAGGCGCTCGACGCCGGCGAACCCAAAGCCTCGGGCAAGCAGTACGTGATCACGTCGACTCTGAAGCAGGGCATCGAGTCCGAGGTCGCCAAGAAGATCTCCAAGGCTGTGCGCGACGCCGGCCTCAAGGGTGTCCAGGCCCAGATCCAGGGCGACCAGCTCCGGGTCAGCGGCAAGAAGCGCGACGACCTGCAGGCTGTCATCGCGTTGCTCAAGGGCGAGGACTTCGGCGTCGCCCTGCAGTTCACCAACTACCGCTGA
- the rfbA gene encoding glucose-1-phosphate thymidylyltransferase RfbA — protein sequence MKGVILAGGSGTRLHPITRAVSKQLLPVYDKPMIYYPLSVLMLAGISDILIITTPHDQEQFVRLLGDGSDFGIAISYAVQPEPNGLAEAFIIGKNHIGGDTAALVLGDNIFYGHALGASLSDAADLQSGCRLFGYRVRDPERYGVAEADAEGKLLSIEEKPTEPKSDLAVTGLYFYDRDVCDIAASLKPSARGELEITDLNNVYVERGTAELIDLGRGTAWLDTGTHDSLLEAGLFVQVLEHRQAVRIACLEEIALSKGWITPEQALAQGRALAKSGYGQYIVDVATRALARS from the coding sequence ATGAAAGGCGTCATCCTCGCAGGGGGCTCCGGCACCCGGCTGCACCCCATCACCCGCGCGGTGAGCAAGCAACTCCTGCCCGTCTACGACAAGCCGATGATCTACTACCCGCTGTCGGTGCTGATGCTCGCGGGAATCTCCGACATCCTGATCATCACGACGCCTCATGACCAGGAACAGTTCGTACGACTCCTGGGCGACGGCTCGGACTTCGGGATCGCGATCAGCTACGCGGTCCAGCCCGAGCCCAATGGCCTGGCGGAGGCATTCATCATCGGCAAGAACCACATCGGCGGTGACACCGCCGCCCTGGTCCTGGGCGACAACATCTTCTACGGTCACGCCCTCGGTGCCAGTCTCTCGGATGCCGCCGACCTGCAGAGCGGCTGCCGACTGTTCGGTTACCGCGTGCGCGACCCGGAGCGGTACGGAGTGGCCGAGGCCGACGCTGAGGGCAAGCTGCTCTCGATCGAGGAGAAGCCCACCGAGCCGAAGTCGGATCTGGCGGTCACCGGGCTGTACTTCTACGACCGGGACGTCTGCGACATCGCGGCCTCCCTCAAGCCATCGGCCCGAGGGGAACTGGAGATCACCGACCTCAACAACGTCTACGTCGAACGGGGCACGGCCGAACTGATCGACCTCGGCCGCGGGACCGCATGGCTGGACACCGGCACGCACGACTCGCTGCTGGAGGCCGGCCTCTTCGTCCAGGTTCTGGAACACCGGCAGGCCGTCCGGATCGCCTGTTTGGAGGAGATCGCCCTCAGCAAGGGCTGGATCACCCCGGAGCAGGCCCTCGCCCAGGGCCGCGCGCTGGCCAAGTCCGGGTACGGGCAGTACATCGTCGACGTCGCCACCCGAGCGCTCGCCCGCTCCTGA
- a CDS encoding beta-class carbonic anhydrase, with the protein MGQPSSGAIDTFLTANATYVEGFPEPHDREPELHVAVLACMDSRLALFGALGLRIGDAHLVRNAGGIATPDTLRSLAISQRKLNTREVAVIQHTDCGMLDFDDARFRAELAAESGQQPPWDVPGFTDVEQSVRDSVAAIRSCPWLVHRDSVRGFVFDVRTAEITEVR; encoded by the coding sequence GTGGGCCAGCCCAGCAGTGGCGCGATCGACACCTTCCTGACCGCGAACGCAACCTACGTCGAAGGGTTTCCCGAACCCCACGACCGGGAGCCTGAACTCCACGTCGCCGTGCTGGCGTGCATGGATTCGCGACTGGCGCTGTTCGGGGCGCTGGGGTTGCGGATCGGCGATGCCCACCTGGTTCGCAACGCCGGAGGTATCGCCACCCCTGACACTCTGCGTTCGCTGGCGATCAGCCAGCGCAAGCTGAACACCCGCGAGGTCGCGGTGATCCAGCACACCGACTGCGGCATGCTCGATTTCGACGACGCGCGATTCCGAGCCGAGCTGGCCGCCGAATCTGGTCAGCAACCACCGTGGGACGTGCCCGGGTTCACCGATGTGGAGCAGAGCGTGCGCGATTCGGTGGCGGCCATCCGGTCATGCCCATGGCTCGTGCACCGCGATTCAGTGCGAGGCTTCGTGTTCGACGTCCGGACCGCCGAGATCACCGAGGTTCGCTGA